The DNA sequence TATACGAAAGTCAAACCCTTCGTTCCTTGGATCAAGGAGAAAATGGGATGGAAGTCGGTGTGAAGGATACTAATTGCGTTATACGTTTGTATATGACGATGTCCGTTGGATAAACTTCCAGCAATACTATATCGTGTATGTCAGGACAGGAATTTGGAGTACCTGTCGCTTCACAAGTTATCACCTGAATCACGGCCAATGCCACAGGCAAAGTTGAATTGGGGTCTAAATTACACCATAGTCTAGATTAAACCACAGCCTAGACAGGATCATATCTATGTTGAATCACAGTCTGTGCTGAATCATGGTCTCAACTGACTCAAGATCTAGGTTATATCATGTCTCACCGATTCAAGGGAATTACTTGAACAGTCCAGTTTCCAACCTTGACGAACTAGGCTGAAATGACTGTGGCATCTTTTGGTTGGTTTAACGAGTTCAGTCATAAATCAAGAAGCAAAATCATGGTGGATGCCTTGTAGATATTGACTGACAGCAGGATGGGCAATGTCCTGTCAACTGGGGGTCGACATCCATAATACAGTAAAAGTTTTATGAACGCTATACCAGTCTAGTTCGTAAAGACTGGAAACTAGGCTTCTGTTGGCCTGTTATCCTTCCATCCTTATATATGCATAAGTGTCTATATAGAACCACGATCTATGCTGATTCACGGTTTAAGTAGATTCGCGTTTTGTGTCGAATTATTATCCGTGCTGATACACTGTTTATGTGGAATCACGGTCTATGCAATGTATGTATTGATTCAttagtttcatgttttcacgaTCATTAATTGAATTACTTTGCTGCATTACGGTGTGAAATGATTCACGACTGTGATAATTATGGCAGGTATCGATTCACGACCTATGTGTACCTTTGTTGAATGACAGGCAATGTTGAATCTGTCTCCTTGTTTAATCACTTTCGATGATATTTCTTAGACtacttgatattttcatttccgCTGCAACGGTGCTTTGCTAGTAACCGCATGTTAAGGCTTAAAATGCTTTCATGTtaatttcatgtatatttggaAATAAATACGGAATTATATCACTAAATACCATGCTTCTTACATTTTAAATCTTTAATCAGGTTAAGGAAGATGTAGAAAATCTAGCCTGTCCACAGGACTGATCGGTCATATTTTACCAGTCCTGCCAAAACAAAACCTGTCCTCAAAATAtgtatacgagggttggctgaaaagttctaagcctcactgtgaaaaaaagttacaaagtccactcaggctgagaacttttcagccaaccctcgtagatAAAACACCATTTCAAGCATTGAAACTGGCTTGTTTTATTTTAAGCTATCATTTAACGTGCACACACAGAGCTTGGACTGTAAAATCACTCCTAGTGGAATCATCTGGTTATAACTAGTCTTCAAACAAGTCATCAACATCTCCATCAAGATTTGGAATCTGAATCCTTACCAGTTGTGTCAGTAGTTTGCTAAAGCTGACCCGACATGAGTACGGACTAGATTTTTTAAGCCGTCCACAAAATTCACCCGTCTCGGACGGTGGGACAGGTTATCTTGCCTACATTGCTTTAATGTTATTGGGCTGACATCAACATTTGCTATGAATAACAGGTTGGATTAAAAGACCTTTTCGGAAGATGAACAACAGATCAACATTCGTCAGTGACTTCAGTCTCCATCCTCCAATATCATTAGCGATGTGACGGCAGTCTCATGCACAATGTCAACATCCGACACCATCATCAGCGACACGAAGACATTGTCATACACATTATGAATCACCAAGGTGGACGTATTTGCAAAAAATGCAACTGTGAAATCTCAACCATTCTTCAAACTTCAGTAAATGAGTAAAGTCTATGCTACATTTTGTAATATCACATCAGAacacgttatatttgggatcaCACTTTCTCAGTATAGTACAGAACCTAGTACCGTTAGGGGCATAATAGTCGCTAGCTCACGCACTCTATCCTGTTTATGAATCGAACAGGGGCAGTGGGTGTGATGGTCGAAGGTTTTAACCACGAGACTCCCTGACCGCCCTCTTTACCTTTAAACACATTGTCAGTATGATttaatatatagatatatatgcacaatacacatatactagCTTACGTCAAGCATTTGAATGACCAATAGGACCTATAAGTCATCGTGAAGTATGAAATGTACTACTCGAAAGAACTTAACACTTCATTCTGTAGTTAATCTGTCATTAACATATTGTGGTTCGCAATGTAGTATGGAGTCTTTTTCAAAtaataacataaaatatatgATAAAAAGCAATGAATTTATTtcccaaacaaacatacatatctGAGATCTGTTCGGAGAGTTCCGACCCATTTCATAGAGCTAACTACTTGTTGGTAATTCGAATGACTTCTTGCAAGAGCTAAACATCATTCTTTGTACAGCTATACATAATGGCATTTCTACTGTGACTAAACAGTTACACGTTTGTGCCAATAATGGCACTACTTTGACAATGTGTGCAAATGTCTTGGCACTGTTTACGCAGAACTTTGGTCAACACTGTTTTTTAACCTTGGTCGGCAGCTTTGTAACCTCTGCATTGTATAACAAATGTCTACAGTGGTGATGTTTGTCTACAATGTCCTTAAATGGTGGGTGACCTCATCCATGACTGCCCTCACCATGGTTGTCCGAGCAAAGGGACCATGCATATGAAGCGCCCATATAATCACAATAACTACACGTCCACACAAGCCACTACAACTGCGTGAAATGACATTGTAATGTACTTTATTGGAACAAGTCGAGATATGCCACCCATTGGATGAAATCGTGAACATTAACCAACATTAAAGAGCACATAACATACATGTAAGGAAATGTCACCAGTTTTTCTTCCCTTTATGAGAAGATGTAACTACGGCATTGCCATCAGAAATCACCGCTGCGGGTGTAAGTAAATTAACCCGGTCCCTCTAAAAGCATGCCTCTAGGATCTCGGTAATGACGTACCGGTATATAAGACATCTTAATTTTGTCTTCTTAAGTAACAAGCTGTCTTAATGATGAAATCTTAAGACCACTTCATTTGTGTCATTCTATGTGTGAAAACCAAGAACCATGCCGTATGAGTGCGATGTATCAAAGAAACAGACTGTCTCAGCGAGGGCGTCTCCAGAAAGAGACCGTCTCGATATTGACGTCGCAGTATCAAGGTTATGACGTTTCAAGAAATCTGCCGTGGCAGTAGGGACGTCTCAGCGCTTGACCTATCGCATTCTATGCCAAACATGAGCAATGGAGAAATATTCACAGAGATACAAAcgatataaataatatttacattgaTAAGAATTTTGTCTATATTAGGACGGCATTGCTTATTTACATTATGTACATAACTGTCACAAAGAGGCAAAACATAATAAAGATATCGCTGTAACATCGCGTGATATCACTTCAACCGTTCGTGTTGATATCATTTCTACTCACGATATAACGACAACATAACAGTACGTAATATCACCAGGACTGTATGTGATATCAGTACTTGTGTACTTGCGTAATGAATCTTTAACTGAAGCCTTCATTTTTCATTCATGGCTTTTTGAGAACACGATCATTTGCCAAAAGCAAATGCGTCAGACGTTTCCAAATACTGCCGGTGCCAAGCTGTTCATGTCTTGTCGCGGCTGCTGACAGTGGCTGGTGATGCGGCATCGTCTTCCACGTGACGACGACTTCACGGTGGCGGGCAATCTGTCATGTTGGAGTTTCATCAGCGTCAGAGCCAGCAACCACAGCACTACAGGATGTACTGACTCTGGTCGTTGTAATGTTTAATGTTCTTTCTTTGCTTCGTAGTCTAACAATAAGATGGTTTGGTCCGTATCCTGGTATTTAGCTACACGTTCTGCATCCCATCTCAGGATTAAATAATACAGATGCTGGTAAAATAACTCTGACCATAAAACATGATTCCACTTTTTTAGCAGTAAATGTCCCCGAATAGTTGTCAGCGTGAAACGTAACATTTCACATGCAATACCGACTATACATGACAGTCAGTCTCCTAGCAACACCTCaaataaataatgttttgtttctctGTAGTGATATGTGCAAAGACCATACCTTAAGTGATTGACTTGACTTGAGCCTCTCAGACACCCCTTCCCCGCTCCCCTTGCCACGCAACCTCCATAAACCCCGGCTGCGTGTGAATCTTAAACCACAAGACGTGCTTAAGCGTCGAACGCTACATAAACTGTCATACATTGTCAGAATATCACAATACTAAATACTGGTATTCAAGAGACTAATAATACAaggacattttcaaattttataatgtacatatattttactaCAGGAAAGAAACATATCACATAATACATATTGCGTTTGTCAACTCcaaatatttcatattcttTATCAGtcttttatcaatttctttgaaTACTGTTTTCCTTAATGTTGCTTTCGATGAATCTAAATATAATATATCGTCAACTGTCACGGTCCCCCACCCCCTTGATGTGGAGAGGTGATATTCTTCAATATCATCTGCTTGTCTGACGACATTGTAATGAAACAAATGGATGATTCTCAAGTTCGCTGACGTCGGTACTGATGACACATtcgttaccatgacaactgaCAATGCGTGCAAGGTGCGGGGTCCGTGTGAATCAAAGTAATGGTTGTCTAATGTCAGTCAAAATAATAGTCATCCTTTATCCGGCGGCACAGACACAGTGCAAACGTCATCCCCAGGACCTGCAAGATCAACCATGAGGATTGTCATGCggaaaatgtatttgttttactactattactactactgctactaccaccaccaccaccaccaccagtactactactactaccactgctactaccaccaccaccaccaccaccaccaccaccaccactactactactactactaccaccaccaccaccaccactactactactactactactaccaccaccaccaccaccactactactactactaccaccactactgctgctactactactactgctgctgctactactactactgctgctgctactactactactaccactacttgGTCACGTTTACAGCTCAACCTCCACACTGACTATAGCAAAAGTGCAAGACACTGACATTGCTCCCTTACCATCAACGCAGCAACACCTACGCCGACCCCACCAAGTATCCGAGCGTTACTTGCGAGGAAAGCGAAAAACTTGGTGTAGCAACCCTGAAACACAATTCGCAAAAGAATGACATCGGTCAAAATATAATGACCAACTGGGCACAAAATTCAACAGTACATGTTTTGAGTTGTCAAAGAAATGTAGTATCGTGACGTGGTCCAGTGTTGACGATGTGCAGTGGGTGGATTAACTGTTTAggcgtcacgctgaagacccgggttcgatgacccacatgggtacagtgtatgaatgtGGGAATATTGTTGTAAAATTGCTAAAAAACGGCTGACACCAATACTAAcgcatagtctgtctcacagtaccTAGACCATGTCATTTTCCGTAAAGCCTTGCCCTCCCTACAATGCTATAATGCTATAACccaaaatgaaaatttccaCAGGGTCGGAATCTCTCGGGttcttttacaatttaaatcgatttatttgtttcaaacatacGTATTTATagtcagagactaagcgttggTCTATCATACGCTTGGCGTTAACGAATTAAGTCACTATCCAGTTTCGTCTTTGTCATACCTCTGTAAACATCTGGTCGTTAAAGGTACTTTCCACCACGGGGGGACCGACCGCTGGTGACAACTTGGGGTAGTCCAGCCCTGTACATTTTGTCAGGTTCTCCGACATGTGTGTCTTGCAGCAACTGTCAGGGATGTATCGTCTGATTCCTGTGACAAACAGCAAACATGAAACAGAGAGGACAAGTCTCACGTACATCTGTCTTTCAGCAACTGACAGGGATGTATCGTCTGATTCCTGTGACAAACAGCAAACATGAAACAGAGAGGACAAGTCTCACGTACATCTGTCTTTCAGCAGCTGACAGGGATGTATCGTCTGATTCCTGTGACAAACAGCAAACATGAAACAGAGAGGACAAGTCTCACGTACATCTGTCTTTCAACAACTGACAGGGCTTTACCGTCTGATACTTGTGCCCCCTAACAAACATATAACTGAGGACATGGCCGGGGATGTATCTTCTGATACCTGTAACAGACACGCAGCGGACATACGCCATACATCTGTAGTTTCAGTTTTCCGATCAGCAATCGGAATGTGATATCTGACATAAGCAACAGACATTCACCAGAAGACAGAGACCTGTGTTCGCCTATCGGACATATGTTAACATTAGTTGTCAACGTGCACCTCCTGTCTGTAGCATTTATTTATCACATACAACGGCGAAGAAAGGAAcaattttgacaaaatatctACCCACTGACCGGTGTATAATCTGACCACAAGCCGCCTCTTTCCCCGCCAATGTCTCCAGTTATCAGTCCAGCTAATGCCCTCCTACACCCCACACCGTGTCTACCGATTGTATATTCCAGATGCACCCTATATCATAAGTAATACACGCGTCAGGTTGATTATTTCCCGGCGTTGCCAGGCTACCTTTCACATTTTCTCTTAACAATAATACATTTTCGGCCAAACGAGACCCTAAATTAGATCCCCAGCTCGCGCGTGCACAGCTATCTTGACCGTGTCACTCAAGGGTGAACGACAAGATATCCCACTTAGCTTCGCCCAAGGTCTGGTGTGATTTGTGGAGGAGAAACGGTAAATGTCAGGATTGATAACACAAGAAGTCGGGGACATGGCCGATAGGGAGAGGCGAATGTTCATCTGTAGTAGATATCAGCTAGAATTATTGAAACCACTGCCATTATACGGTAAACGTGCAAAACCCATTCTATGTACTTGAGTGCAAACTCCCAGGCTATGTACTTGTGCTCGAACCTGGAACAGCCGCACCCATGGCTGAAGAAAAGCTCGTTATCAGGTTATGCAGGCCAAACAAAGAGGACATGGACTGTCAGTTTCAACCTCTTCTTCAAATCCTGTTTTAGATTATGCCTGTAGATATTTACTTGAAAAACAGAGATAGGTATGGCTCATCATGTATCTAACACGGTCACGAACCACACACTTATATGCACACACACGAGATATTTCGGACCTTGTCCCATAAACACACAGGtaagacacattatactgaggACCTAGTGAGTGTCATAAACACACAGGtaagacacattatactgaggACCTAGTGAGTGTCATAAATACACAGGTAAGACACATTATACTCACGACCTATTGCGACTCATAAACACACAGGTAAGACACCTTACACTCACGACCTAGTGAGTCAGACACAGGTCAGATAGATTTAAATGATGAACTGGTCCGTGTCATATTACTCACGGCTACACTCCcatctgtatatttttgctGCCACTATGTACATATCTGACGTAGTTACCTGTCTGATTCTTGTACCAGAGCGTGTTTTCCTTGTAGTAGGCCCAGGATGTCGTTGAGTTGATGCCACCATCCACTCCACAGCAGCCGAACTGAGAGAAAATTATAAAGGTTTTACACATCAgtattctattatttacatatgCACGACCAAGCGGCTAGCTGCCCATACCTaaagatgattttaatatttacgTCCCTTTGCGGTTTCAGGATCCGCTGGAATATAGCTCTACGTGTATCACGTGTGCACATGGCAAACGTCTTTGACGTCTGTCGACATCTGTTAATATTTGTGATTTTCATACGGTTCAGTTTTCTTTTTAACCAAACTAAATCCCAATCcattcattttaaaaatttaTTCACACGCTAAAAGTCTCGTAAAGACGAGTTTATGGCTGTCGTAGACTTCTCGTGTTTACCTATTTCATTCCAAACCTACAGATAAGATGAAAGTCAGAACACGTATCCACAGTGAAGTCTGCCTATATAATCTGTTCCTGGGTTACAGTGGGCCAGTCGTAGCTACTGCCAGAGAACCCGTCCTTCAGACAGTCTTATCATATCATGGAAATAATCATTCTTCTGTTCCTTGCTGAGAGGAACAATGAATGCTAATGTGAATAGAGCAGATGACTCAGCATTATTTACATACGCGCGCTGCAAGGTTTTCCAATATCATTTTATGCAAGGCCTCTTTTGTTCTAATGAACGAGATTTTCCAAGAACAAAACCCACACCTTCAAAACGCAAACAGGACTTTCTGAGATATTCATGCTGGAATCTGACTTTGAATAAACCTTTGGAATAGCttgcttttgctacctgcattcTATCACGTGGACTGGGATAAACGTTCTAAGGTTGGTATGGCCCGACTTGAAATATGCCAGACTGTGTCTTTAAAATCAGGTTACGTAGCAAGCATAACGTATGAACAGGATGTGTACTGTGAACTTGATAATATGGCCGTTCGATACACTGAAAATATCGATTAATCGCCGACCTCACCCTCCCACCCCAATCCTCACTTCCACTTTGCCCGAGCGCCTGTGATATTCAACAGAATGTCGAGTCAATGGGGAGTCCTTCAAAATTTGCTGTGTAATTTGGGGATAAATAGTTTTATGTGTGTTAGCGGCACTGTGCCCTAACGACGTCCCGTCCTCTCGTGTTGCCTTGACATATGAATAAATAAGTTTCAAGTACGACCGTCTTCCACATGTCCAGGCACCAGGTCTTCAAAAACTCACAATTTTTTGCATAAAATCCCATGCATTTGTAACTGGATCTTTTCCTGCCATTCCGTAACTTGAGTTCAGCGACCGATACAGCTCGTTTATCGTATGCTCACCAATCTGGAAAGAGTAATTGtacaaataacaaaaacaatagttaaatggaaataaaacacCTAAAATGGAAAGAATTCCGTTAACTTTGATTGTTCTCCCCTTATTCCTAATAACCCATGGCTACGTAATTCTGTGTAAAACGAAGCTGGTACGGCAGAGAGACAGAACGGCCGTCTCTATGCTTCTTGATGACGATACGTCGCATGGCGGAACAGCACGTTCGTATGATGGAACGTTCCTCTCTGTGTTATAGTGGATACGCACAAATCCTGGAATGCTCTGACCAGCGGACAATAATCGGCCGTGGATGGGTCAGTTTCATTTGTTTCGTCGTGCGTTGTCGCTGTGACGCGTGGACGTCCTGTATGTGGGCCATCCACGTCTTCAGTGTTATGATGACATCTCAACAGTGCTGGAATGGTGTTTCGGTGATATTCCGGAGATATTAACTGGGTGTCCGTAGCGCGAGAGTTATTGTTCAAGCATGGCTTATGTTATGCTTGGTTGGGCCAAGACAAAGGTAATAAAGAAATGTTCATGTGTATAGTCAAGCAAAGATATAAAGATAATAATTATCAAGAGTGGTCAGCTTCTATGACTGCTTCCAATTATTTGCAGACTTAATCAACCTATAAACTTGATGTAATGCCGGAAACGTACCTACGGGTGTTACCTTCTGTTCATTTGCTGTAGAGCACTGGGGAAATTTCGAGGTGGTATTGTTGGGGCAGATATCGCATTTGCTATGTGTCAACATCGTCTCAATAAGCTAGAAATTGAATATCGTGTATGATTAGAAGGTCCACTGCATGGCGGTGTACGGAAAAATATCTACCATGTTATTGTTACGCCATACCTAATCCTCATAAGTTTAAAACTCTTTTGAATTCAAAATCTACTGATTCATTAGTTTGTTAAGCGGTGTATTCCCCAAAAGTAATGCAGTAACGTAGAGTTCATGCCCCGAACTATATGCTTTTATGAATGTCGATGTACTATTGGCCACATGGCCACATCCATCCAATAAAATCTTCTGTCTGTCTGAAAAGCACCATGTGACATTGAGACATTCGTCGTGGCATGATGTGAGATTCTTTTAGAAGAAGATCAGACCTAAAGTTTCAGTTCCCGTATCTCTTTCTGACATCCATGTACTCCACCCAGTTCATCGAGTTGCGCATGCACAAACGTCACGCGTGTAGTTCGTTACACAACGTTGCgtttatataaaatatttgtgGATATCTTGATTTCCCGTGTAAAAGTCTCGTTTAGTGGCTGCAGTATTTTGAAGCTGTAATTAAACATATGACACACTTCACGGAGGGGTATAATTTCTTTTAACGTGTATTTTAGCATATCAAACGACTGGTTTAATCTAACTTGCTAAATTTGATGTTAACTACTTAGATATCACTTGCAAGGCTAGTTCACCAAGTAAAACGACAAAAAGTTATACAAGCCAGGCCTGTAGTGTCTAGTTTTGACCAACCAATATGCTATTTAATAAATACCGTTTTGGAAATATGTATCAATTCGTATCAAAGACAGTGTATTTGCTTGCTGGTGGGAAAACCAGGGCATGAATTGTTTACATAATGATGTCTTACCTGGCCTCTGTATGCATAGACGAGGACTCCGCCCACCACTAGCCCGAAGAACATAACGAGCAACAAGGCGAAGAACTGCAACAATAAACACCAGTAATTAGATAGGGTATCGTGGGGTGGGTGTACATGAACGTAACTCATGATCACCGTGGATTACTCTAGAAGTTTGTACTAGGTTATTTACACGTTTCCAAGGACATTGAGAAA is a window from the Haliotis asinina isolate JCU_RB_2024 chromosome 9, JCU_Hal_asi_v2, whole genome shotgun sequence genome containing:
- the LOC137296933 gene encoding CD151 antigen-like isoform X1; this translates as MESTWDSDTDVPNAEDRMVPYDCDGTYSPHKSSKMGLNGCGNFLKYSMFLFNAIILVAGCGLLGLGIYTRTSQTGITKVSAILGSNLYSILSLALMVTGGVVIVLSFLGCCGAIKEVRCMLVTFFALLLVMFFGLVVGGVLVYAYRGQIGEHTINELYRSLNSSYGMAGKDPVTNAWDFMQKIFGCCGVDGGINSTTSWAYYKENTLWYKNQTGIRRYIPDSCCKTHMSENLTKCTGLDYPKLSPAVGPPVVESTFNDQMFTEGCYTKFFAFLASNARILGGVGVGVAALMVLGMTFALCLCRRIKDDYYFD
- the LOC137296933 gene encoding CD151 antigen-like isoform X3: MQQEQDRDSSKMGLNGCGNFLKYSMFLFNAIILVAGCGLLGLGIYTRTSQTGITKVSAILGSNLYSILSLALMVTGGVVIVLSFLGCCGAIKEVRCMLVTFFALLLVMFFGLVVGGVLVYAYRGQIGEHTINELYRSLNSSYGMAGKDPVTNAWDFMQKIFGCCGVDGGINSTTSWAYYKENTLWYKNQTGIRRYIPDSCCKTHMSENLTKCTGLDYPKLSPAVGPPVVESTFNDQMFTEGCYTKFFAFLASNARILGGVGVGVAALMVLGMTFALCLCRRIKDDYYFD
- the LOC137296933 gene encoding CD151 antigen-like isoform X2, yielding MQQEQDRDVPYDCDGTYSPHKSSKMGLNGCGNFLKYSMFLFNAIILVAGCGLLGLGIYTRTSQTGITKVSAILGSNLYSILSLALMVTGGVVIVLSFLGCCGAIKEVRCMLVTFFALLLVMFFGLVVGGVLVYAYRGQIGEHTINELYRSLNSSYGMAGKDPVTNAWDFMQKIFGCCGVDGGINSTTSWAYYKENTLWYKNQTGIRRYIPDSCCKTHMSENLTKCTGLDYPKLSPAVGPPVVESTFNDQMFTEGCYTKFFAFLASNARILGGVGVGVAALMVLGMTFALCLCRRIKDDYYFD